In one Kluyveromyces marxianus DMKU3-1042 DNA, complete genome, chromosome 4 genomic region, the following are encoded:
- the NOG2 gene encoding putative GTPase NOG2, with amino-acid sequence MGTFKKEKQRRVREGNVKDGNLRVKGENFYRDSKRVQFLNMYKGGRSVRNAKGDIIKAAPLQDTAAPTARVAPDRRWFGNTRVISQDSLSHFREALGDNKKDSYQFLLRRNKLPMSLLDEKDTTESPTARILETEPFDKTFGPKAQRKKPRVAASSLEDLISSTENDNKTYEEKLELDSTLGLMGKQEEEDGWTQMTKEAIFHKGQSKRIWNELYKVIDSSDVVIHVLDARDPLGTRCKSVEEYMTKETPHKHLIYVLNKCDLVPTWVAAAWVKHLSKERPTLAFHASITNSFGKGSLIQLLRQFSQLHKDRHQISVGFIGYPNTGKSSIINTLRKKKVCQVAPIPGETKVWQYITLMKRIFLIDCPGIVPPSSKDTEEDILFRGVVRVEHVSNPEQYIPGILKRCKRQHLERTYEISGWKDSVDFIEMIARKQGRLLKGGEPDESGVSKQILNDFNRGKIPWFVPPPEKDEKADSKDDGKKRSSSEKDEQEEKEAEKDTEKEQEEEPVLKKAKKD; translated from the exons ATGGGTACgttcaagaaggaaaagcaAAGAAGAGTTCGTGAGGGCAACGTCAAGGATGGTAACCTTCGTGTGAAGGGTGAGAATTTCTACCGTGATTCCAAACGTGTGCAGTTTTTGAACATGTACAAAGGTGGTCGTTCAGTGCGTAATGCGAAGGGTGATATCATTAAGGCTGCTCCTTTGCAGGACACAGCAGCCCCAACTGCACGTGTTGCACCAGATCGTAGATGGTTTGGTAACACTAGAGTTATCTCGCAAGATTCGCTTTCGCATTTCCGTGAAGCTCTTGGAGACAACAAGAAAGATTCTTATCAGTTTTTgttgagaagaaacaagCTTCCGATGTCATTATTGGACGAGAAGGACACCACAGAGTCTCCCACCGCTCGAATTTTAGAGACTGAACCTTTTGATAAGACGTTTGGTCCAAAGGcgcaaagaaagaagccTAGAGTTGCTGCATCATCTCTTGAAGATTTGATTTCTAGCACGGAAAACGATAACAAGACATACGAAGAGAAGCTAGAGTTGGATTCTACGTTAGGTCTCATGGgtaaacaagaagaagaagatggttGGACCCAAATGACTAAAGAAGCCATTTTCCACAAGGGTCAATCCAAACGTATTTGGAATGAATTATACAAGGTCATTGATTCTTCTGATGTGGTTATTCACGTTTTGGATGCTAGAGATCCATTGGGAACGCGTTGTAAGTCTGTGGAGGAATATATGACAAAGGAAACTCCTCACAAGCATTTAATATATGTGTTGAACAAGTGTGATCTTGTTCCTACATGGGTAGCG GCTGCATGGGTAAAACACCTCTCTAAGGAACGTCCTACTTTGGCGTTCCATGCATCAATCACAAACTCTTTCGGTAAGGGTTCTTTAATTCAATTGTTGCGTCAATTCTCTCAATTGCATAAGGACAGGCATCAAATCTCGGTGGGTTTTATCGGTTACCCAAATACCGGTAAATCATCTATCATTAATACCctaaggaaaaagaaggtgTGTCAGGTTGCTCCTATTCCTGGTGAAACCAAGGTGTGGCAATACATTACattgatgaagagaatTTTCTTGATTGATTGTCCTGGTATTGTACCGCCATCTAGTAAagatacagaagaagacatcTTGTTCAGAGGTGTCGTGAGAGTTGAGCACGTTTCTAATCCAGAACAATATATTCCAGGTATCCTAAAACGTTGTAAAAGACAGCATTTGGAGAGAACTTATGAAATCTCTGGGTGGAAGGATTCTGTAGATTTTATTGAAATGATTGCCAGAAAGCAAGGTAGACTATTAAAGGGTGGTGAACCGGATGAAAGTGGTGTATCAAAACAAATTTTGAACGATTTCAACAGAGGAAAAATCCCTTGGTTCGTTCCACCTCCTGAAAAGGACGAGAAGGCTGATTCAAAGGATGACGGCAAGAAGCGTTCTTCTAGTGAGAAGGATgagcaagaagagaaggaagCGGAAAAAGACACTgagaaagaacaagaagaagaaccagtCTTGAAAAAGGCTAAGAAAGACTGA
- the POP2 gene encoding CCR4-NOT core DEDD family RNase subunit POP2 has translation MQSVNNQINGMGNNEQFFGKGTVLPQMKQGMMFSPSMNATRMLPQQAQQQAQLLQGLDNNNAGLQNSYLLKQKMDVVNNAFGQQQQQQQQQQQQQQQQQQGKMAIPNNGQISMMMQNSMSGNIPQNNGIPQQVQVQFPLPVQQQQQQQQQNIPNNRDTILPNSSHTPISSPAHLLIRDVWQSNVNFEFAIIRKMIEQYKVVSISTEFVGTIARPIGNFRSKTDYHYQTMRSNVDLLTPIQIGLSLSDLQGNKPDNFPSTWQFNFHFDVTKETVNSESLELLKKSGVILERHQQNGVDFDEFTQLMMDSGLLLNDEVIWISYHAAYDYGFLINRLMNASMPNNKEDFEWWVQKYIPMSYDLNLINKLVHEVTQQHPHPPPPHLLQNQQQQQQYTLELLADELGIPIFPLFSSAAGQSLLALLAYTQLGKLSMYKLRNGTDFSYYRNMIYGITQE, from the coding sequence ATGCAGTCCGTCAACAATCAGATTAACGGTATGGGAAATAATGAGCAGTTTTTTGGGAAAGGAACTGTTCTCCCTCAGATGAAGCAAGGTATGATGTTTTCCCCTTCTATGAACGCCACACGAATGCTACCCCAACAAGCACAGCAACAAGCACAATTACTGCAAGGTTTGGACAATAATAATGCAGGATTACAAAATTCTTATttattgaaacaaaagatggATGTGGTGAACAACGCGTTTGgtcaacagcagcagcagcagcaacaacagcaacaacagcaacaacaacagcaacaggGTAAGATGGCAATTCCTAACAATGGTCAAATATCCATGATGATGCAGAACAGCATGTCTGGGAATATTCCTCAAAATAATGGTATCCCGcaacaagttcaagttcaGTTTCCTTTGCCcgttcaacaacagcaacagcaacagcaacaaaaTATACCAAATAACCGAGATACTATACTTCCTAATTCCTCACATACACCAATTTCTTCGCCAGCTCATTTGTTAATCAGGGATGTGTGGCAAAGCAACGTGAACTTCGAATTTGCAATTATTCGAAAGATGATAGAGCAATATAAGGTTGTTTCAATTAGCACAGAGTTTGTAGGCACCATAGCAAGACCAATTGGAAACTTCCGTTCAAAAACAGATTATCATTATCAAACTATGAGGTCAAATGTTGACCTTTTGACTCCAATCCAAATCGGACTCTCTTTAAGCGACCTTCAAGGAAATAAACCTGATAACTTCCCTTCTACTTGGCAATTCAATTTCCACTTTGACGTAACAAAGGAAACCGTTAACTCAGAATCTCTAGAgctcttgaagaaatcaGGGGTCATCTTAGAAAGACATCAACAAAATGGTGTGGATTTCGACGAATTCACCCAATTAATGATGGACTCAGGACTACTTTTGAACGATGAAGTCATCTGGATAAGTTACCACGCCGCATACGACTATGGCTTCCTTATCAACCGTCTAATGAATGCAAGCATGCCaaataacaaagaagatTTTGAGTGGTGGGTACAAAAGTATATTCCCATGTCCTACGACCTCAACTTAATCAACAAACTCGTTCACGAAGTAACGCAGCAACATCCTCacccaccaccaccacacTTATTGCAAAatcagcagcaacaacagcagtaCACTCTTGAACTACTGGCAGATGAGTTAGGTATCCCAATATTTCCACTCTTCAGCAGTGCCGCAGGCCAGAGTCTTTTGGCACTATTGGCATACACTCAACTTGGAAAGTTGTCGATGTATAAGCTTCGCAACGGTACTGATTTTAGTTATTACCGAAACATGATATACGGTATCACTCAAGAGTAG
- the BRE5 gene encoding Bre5p encodes MTTYDVKEIGYAFLKTYYERMHNDPSKLSCLYSSTAELTHINYNDPIKHDKDYLNTVKLIGKDNINNFFTRNSKRVQDLKVKIDSCDFQSTGYESSSILILTLGELCWTDSPSYRFCQCFILEPAEYNNKIYDLKNDIIRFIPALGPLEKPVSDKPSEQVVVSGSIEKSAEKSVEKPMEKPVEKPAQEPVATPPVVTAKPVEITKPVPKKQDPPVAVAVKSPLSEEKEKEKEKPSAASSVSQASKAKPKAEEEEVQKQSSSPTPSSTTTSTPIPTQTPTPVSTPNPASTSTSTNTNAPQTQAEPVKMTWAGKLNKTSKLTTNYIKVDVSTKKSKSPPPNGFTKQNKKNKQQQQSKPIGDVIIQNSHGYYPVYVGNTNGLTASELEKALIKEYGEVMKTTFQDSFAVVDFKEKSARDAAIEAQHLKVGERTINLNPKGDKASKYKSKNSNGNSNNNNNNNNNSNGNGSFSHNSTHNTPSPSSDLPSSQNNSAYKKGSLKSRNDKSKN; translated from the coding sequence ATGACCACTTACGATGTGAAAGAGATCGGTTATGCGTTCCTGAAGACATACTATGAACGTATGCATAATGATCCTTCGAAGCTTTCATGTTTGTACTCTAGCACTGCTGAATTGACACATATAAACTATAATGATCCCATTAAGCATGATAAAGACTACTTGAACACCGTGAAGTTGATTGGGAAAGATAACATCAACAATTTTTTCACGAGAAACAGCAAGCGAGTGCAAGATTTAAAGGTGAAGATTGATTCTTGTGACTTTCAAAGCACTGGATATGAGAGCTCTTCTATTCTAATATTAACATTGGGAGAGTTATGTTGGACTGATTCACCATCGTACAGATTTTGTCaatgttttattttggaGCCTGCTGAATACAATAATAAGATCTACGACTTGAAGAATGACATTATTCGTTTCATTCCAGCTCTCGGTCCTTTGGAGAAGCCTGTTTCAGACAAACCAAGCGAACAAGTGGTGGTTTCCGGTTCGATCGAAAAGTCAGCCGAAAAATCGGTGGAAAAACCAATGGAAAAACCGGTTGAAAAACCGGCCCAGGAGCCAGTGGCAACTCCTCCGGTTGTCACTGCTAAGCCAGTAGAAATCACCAAACCggttccaaagaaacaggACCCACCAGTTGCTGTAGCTGTTAAGTCGCCTTtatcagaagaaaaggaaaaggaaaaggaaaagccTTCTGCTGCCTCCTCCGTTTCTCAAGCATCAAAGGCGAAGCCAAAGGccgaggaagaagaagttcaaaaacaatCTTCGTCACCAACCCCCTCTTCCACAACAACATCTACACCAATACCTACTCAAACACCTACACCTGTTTCCACTCCTAATCCTGCTTCTACCTCCACTTCAACAAATACCAATGCTCCTCAAACTCAAGCTGAGCCAGTCAAAATGACTTGGGCAGGCAAACTCAATAAGACTTCTAAGCTCACTACCAACTATATCAAAGTAGAtgtttcaacaaagaagTCCAAGAGCCCTCCTCCAAATGGGTTCACCaagcaaaacaaaaagaacaaacaacagcaacaatcTAAGCCAATCGGCGACGTCATTATACAAAACAGTCATGGTTACTACCCAGTGTACGTCGGTAACACTAACGGTCTCACAGCATCTGAGCTTGAAAAGGCTCTTATAAAAGAGTATGGAGAAGTGATGAAGACTACATTCCAAGACTCATTTGCCGTTGTTgacttcaaagaaaagtcTGCAAGGGACGCTGCCATTGAAGCACAGCATCTAAAGGTTGGTGAGAGAACTATCAACCTAAACCCAAAGGGTGACAAGGCATCAAAATACAAGTCAAAGAACAGTAACGgtaacagcaacaacaataacaataataataacaatagtaATGGCAACGGGTCATTCAGTCATAACAGTACACATAACACtccttcaccttcttctgatTTACCATCAAGTCAGAACAATTCAGCCTACAAAAAAGGTTCGCTGAAATCACGTAACGACAAATCAAAGAACTAA
- the OCA4 gene encoding Oca4p: protein MLVPPANFGIPEEGIYRCSKLETINLSFLETLNLKTIIFVGGQLPSNFFKEFFDTSGIEYFVIKTLGDSSSLIAPDQKKRQLHHRDESLVRKNGTEDDLATDEGYRYSLTDQDDLMLIKSQSIQRIFKIMLDVSYHNVLLVDKTSVVIGILRKVQKWELSSIISEYRLFTGKNRNYFAETFLELINIRLIQDDTETKPGASTSTPNSVRSRSPKRRIAQQDRQTSSHTGETQLTTSQQDLNSQGTVIVQESDLLMPPEVPQHMMSMIQNMELNTEGNIKTQQKPQGSMALGIFGNRYRLAFDRRERGEYTYYEPTSPKDAFSISVPREELLPTWFKYQRDLWDQQHAVQEHNYYKESIFA from the coding sequence ATGTTAGTTCCTCCAGCTAACTTTGGGATACCTGAAGAGGGGATATATCGATGCAGCAAACTCGAAACAAttaatctttcttttctggagacattgaacttgaagacTATCATATTTGTGGGAGGCCAGCTTCCGagcaacttcttcaaagagttTTTTGACACTTCTGgtattgaatattttgttaTCAAGACTCTAGGTGACTCAAGCTCACTCATCGCTCCCGACCAAAAGAAACGGCAGCTACACCATAGGGATGAGTCTTTAGTCCGTAAAAATGGAACTGAAGACGACCTGGCCACTGATGAAGGATATAGATACTCTTTAACAGACCAGGATGATCTGATGTTGATCAAAAGTCAAAGCATCCAGCGAATATTCAAGATTATGCTCGATGTTTCATACCATAATGTATTATTGGTTGATAAGACATCGGTCGTGATAGGCATTCTTCGGAAAGTACAGAAGTGGGAACTATCGTCAATTATCAGCGAATATCGATTATTTACGGGGAAAAACCGCAACTATTTTGCAGAAACGTTTCTTGAGTTGATAAATATAAGGTTAATTCAAGATGATACCGAGACTAAGCCGGGGGCCTCGACATCAACTCCAAATTCTGTACGTAGCCGAAGCCCCAAGCGAAGAATCGCTCAACAAGATCGACAGACATCCTCGCATACTGGAGAAACCCAGCTAACCACATCACAGCAGGACCTAAACTCACAGGGCACGGTAATAGTGCAAGAATCAGATCTCTTGATGCCACCGGAGGTTCCCCAGCACATGATGAGCATGATTCAAAACATGGAATTAAATACAGAAGGAAATATCAAGACGCAACAAAAACCACAAGGATCAATGGCACTAGGCATATTCGGAAACCGCTACAGACTAGCTTTTGATAGAAGGGAGCGTGGGGAGTACACCTACTACGAACCTACCAGTCCTAAAGACGCCTTCTCGATATCTGTACCTCGAGAAGAGCTTCTTCCAACATGGTTTAAGTACCAGAGAGACCTCTGGGACCAACAGCACGCGGTGCAAGAGCATAATTATTACAAGGAAAGTATATTCGCCTGA
- the LYS9 gene encoding saccharopine dehydrogenase (NADP+, L-glutamate-forming), which translates to MKNVLLLGSGFVAQPVVDVLSATEGISVTVACRTLQKAEALAQASGSKAISLDVSDAKQLDAALAQHDVVISLIPYTYHPDVVKSAIRLKKDVVTSSYISDALRELEPEIKAAGITVMNEIGLDPGIDHLYAVKTIDEVHKAGGKIKSFLSYCGGLPAPEDSDNPLGYKFSWSSRGVLLALRNSAKYWKDGKIETVSSEDLMASAKPYFIYPGYAFVCYPNRDSTLFKELYHIPEAETVIRGTLRYQGFPEFVKALVDMGMLKDDPNELFSSPIAWNKALSSYLGAASSSKEDIIKAIDSKTQWKSDEDRSRILSGLAWLGLFSDKEITPRGNVLDTLCATLEELMQYEEGERDMVVLQHKFGIEWADGTTETRTATLVDYGKVGGYSSMAATVGYPVAIATKRVLDGSLKGPGLVAPYSPEINDPIMKELKEKYNIYLKEKTID; encoded by the coding sequence aTGAAGAACGTTTTGTTGTTAGGTTCGGGTTTCGTTGCTCAACCAGTCGTCGATGTGTTGTCCGCTACTGAAGGTATTTCTGTCACTGTCGCATGCAGAACTTTGCAAAAGGCGGAGGCATTGGCTCAAGCTTCTGGATCTAAAGCCATTTCATTGGATGTTTCTGATGCAAAGCAACTAGATGCCGCATTGGCTCAACACGATGTGGTTATTTCCTTGATTCCATACACGTACCATCCAGACGTGGTAAAGTCTGCGATTAGATTGAAGAAGGATGTAGTTACCTCTTCTTACATTTCTGACGCATTGAGAGAGCTAGAGCCTGAGATCAAGGCAGCTGGTATTACTGTTATGAATGAGATCGGTTTGGATCCTGGTATTGATCATTTGTACGCAGTAAAGACTATTGATGAGGTGCACAAGGCAGGTGGTAAGATCAAGTCTTTCCTATCCTACTGTGGTGGTTTGCCAGCCCCAGAGGACTCTGACAATCCATTGGGTTACAAGTTCTCTTGGTCTTCAAGAGGTGTGCTTTTGGCATTGAGAAACAGTGCTAAGTACTGGAAGGATGGTAAGATTGAGactgtttcttctgaggACTTGATGGCCTCTGCTAAGCCATACTTCATCTACCCAGGTTACGCTTTCGTTTGCTACCCTAACAGAGATTCTACTTTGTTCAAGGAATTGTACCATATTCCAGAAGCTGAGACTGTGATTAGAGGTACTCTCAGATACCAAGGTTTCCCAGAATTCGTCAAGGCCTTGGTCGACATGGGAATGTTAAAGGATGATCCAAACGAGTTATTCTCCTCCCCAATTGCATGGAATAAGGCTCTATCCAGCTATCTAGGAGCTGCTTCTTCGTCCAAGGAAGATATAATCAAGGCAATTGACTCCAAGACCCAATGGAAATCCGATGAAGACAGATCAAGAATTCTCTCCGGTCTAGCTTGGTTGGGTTTGTTCTCTGATAAGGAGATCACTCCAAGAGGCAATGTTTTGGACACTCTATGTGCTACCTTGGAGGAACTAATGCAGTACGAGGAAGGTGAAAGAGACATGGTTGTTTTGCAACACAAGTTTGGTATCGAATGGGCTGATGGAACTACAGAAACTAGAACCGCTACCCTTGTAGACTACGGTAAAGTTGGTGGATACTCCTCCATGGCAGCTACAGTCGGATACCCAGTTGCTATTGCCACAAAGAGAGTATTGGACGGTTCCCTAAAGGGTCCAGGTTTGGTTGCCCCATACTCTCCAGAAATCAATGACCCTATCATGAAAGAGCTAAAGGAAAAGTACAACATCTacttgaaggagaaaacTATTGATTGA
- the MSO1 gene encoding Mso1p: MSQNGSTNLWSKVKSSTKSLSSSIQNLTIKQEHDGDSPTSTLVHKALVKYYSTQEPFQGYPEWLGHKADPSEERKHMTRRDEMDKTGSSQVPAGQRQGHGQPQPPQQGYGQRQGNDHGHGIVPQRRTPGSSLFQGIVSSNNQNTVGSHASSVSTNAGMHSFKSDPSLSTADRPSISSNSSRYDSVSSRLMQSRLRMNRVPSNPQFET; the protein is encoded by the coding sequence ATGTCACAAAACGGTTCAACCAATCTTTGGAGCAAAGTTAAGTCGAGTACCAAATCTTTGTCCTCCTCAATCCAAAACCTTACTataaaacaagaacacGATGGAGATTCACCAACCAGCACATTAGTACACAAGGCTCTTGTGAAATACTACTCCACTCAAGAGCCATTTCAGGGGTACCCCGAGTGGTTAGGACATAAGGCAGATCCATCggaggaaagaaaacacatGACTagaagagatgagatggaCAAAACCGGCTCATCGCAGGTCCCTGCTGGTCAGAGACAAGGACATGGacaaccacaaccaccGCAGCAAGGATATGGCCAGCGACAAGGAAATGATCATGGTCATGGCATTGTACCTCAAAGAAGAACTCCGGGATCCTCCTTGTTCCAGGGTATTGTATCGTCAAATAATCAGAACACTGTGGGTTCGCATGCATCGAGTGTATCCACAAATGCGGGTATGCATTCGTTTAAAAGTGATCCATCTTTATCTACTGCAGATAGACCATCTATATCTTCCAATTCGAGCAGATATGATTCTGTCTCGTCACGTTTGATGCAAAGTAGGCTACGTATGAATCGGGTTCCGTCCAATCCACAGTTTGAAACTTAA